From Streptomyces sp. HUAS MG91, the proteins below share one genomic window:
- a CDS encoding glutamate-5-semialdehyde dehydrogenase, giving the protein MTDELLVSAREAVATAPPVGDLAYETYCRELAKRLAAHWPAVLEANAEDVAAAEERGLSPVLLDRLRLTTAHLAGLERLTEAVLSELAEVTAPDAGVPTGPWGTRSRVPKPLGVAFMVYEARPTVTVEGALLPVAVGNAVILRGGKEIARTNQALAAVAHDALDAAGLPTGLVSVIDDPRRTQLRALLKRPDAIDVLIPRGSPSLIDYCRTASSIPVIASGGGVNHLYVHRSADLDLAAEAALDSKLPEPTACNTAEMVLVDEEVAADFVAALLRASERGDRPVNVRLAAHAPRPDTADASAPGRPWSLGELQEHDLGREFLDATIGVYPVAGQAEAVRHIRTYGSGHTEGVVATDTDVTREFARRVDAAAIVVNGSLRLHDGPTLGLGSEISISTGRMHVRGPVTLGALVTHSWVVDARGTLRSSL; this is encoded by the coding sequence CGTCCTGGAGGCCAACGCCGAGGACGTCGCCGCGGCCGAGGAGCGCGGACTGTCCCCGGTCCTGCTCGACCGGCTCCGCCTGACCACCGCCCACCTCGCCGGCCTCGAACGCCTCACCGAGGCCGTGCTGTCCGAACTCGCCGAGGTCACCGCCCCCGACGCCGGCGTCCCGACCGGACCCTGGGGCACCCGCAGCCGCGTCCCCAAGCCGCTCGGCGTCGCCTTCATGGTCTACGAGGCCCGGCCCACGGTCACCGTGGAAGGCGCCCTGCTGCCCGTCGCCGTCGGCAACGCGGTGATCCTGCGCGGCGGCAAGGAGATCGCCCGCACCAACCAGGCCCTCGCGGCCGTCGCCCACGACGCCCTGGACGCCGCCGGCCTGCCGACCGGCCTGGTCAGCGTCATCGACGACCCCCGGCGGACCCAGCTGCGCGCCCTCCTCAAGCGCCCCGACGCGATCGACGTGCTCATCCCGCGCGGCAGCCCGTCCCTCATCGACTACTGCCGCACCGCCTCCTCGATCCCCGTGATCGCCAGCGGCGGCGGCGTCAACCACCTCTACGTCCACCGCAGCGCCGACCTCGACCTCGCCGCCGAGGCCGCGCTCGACAGCAAGCTGCCCGAGCCCACCGCCTGCAACACCGCCGAGATGGTCCTGGTCGACGAGGAGGTCGCGGCCGACTTCGTCGCCGCCCTGCTGCGGGCCTCCGAGCGCGGCGACCGCCCGGTGAACGTACGGCTCGCCGCGCACGCCCCGCGCCCCGACACGGCCGACGCCTCCGCGCCGGGCCGCCCGTGGAGCCTGGGCGAACTCCAGGAGCACGACCTCGGCCGCGAGTTCCTCGACGCCACGATCGGCGTGTACCCGGTCGCGGGACAGGCCGAGGCGGTCCGGCACATCCGGACCTACGGCTCCGGCCACACCGAGGGAGTCGTCGCCACCGACACCGACGTCACCCGGGAGTTCGCCCGCCGGGTCGACGCCGCCGCGATCGTCGTCAACGGCTCCCTGCGCCTGCACGACGGACCCACCCTCGGCCTCGGCTCCGAGATCTCCATCAGCACCGGCCGCATGCACGTCAGGGGCCCCGTCACGCTCGGAGCGCTCGTGACCCACAGCTGGGTCGTCGACGCGCGCGGCACCCTGCGCAGCTCCTTGTGA